In the Sebastes fasciatus isolate fSebFas1 chromosome 12, fSebFas1.pri, whole genome shotgun sequence genome, GCGAAGGAATAGTCGATACCTCGAACGATGATGTCATATCATGTGACAATACCCCATTTTGGGAACTTTAAAAAGGTATGGGCACGtcttactatctgaataatgtGCCCTTTAATTAGCAGGACATACACAACTTGGGCGTCTGAAACTAGCAATAACAGTTACGCTGCGCTGTGTGCCGCTTTCCCCCAGGGTGTAAGATAGGGCCCTATTTGTTTTGAATTCAAATATACATTCATAAAAAGGAAATACATATGCAATAATGTGTATTGcatttcactttatttgtttgatttgtAGTTATTTAGGCATTGTAAATCTTCCGTACTATCCTACCTCCTCCCTGGCAATGGTCATGTTGTCCTGGACGTCACCGAACACAGTCGGCTGGATGAAGTATCCTCTGTCTGCAGCCACTCCTCCTCCACACATCAGCTtggctccctctctcttcccggTGCTGATGTAGCCCAGAATCTTGTTGAACTGCTCCTGATCCACCTGGACACAAAGTCATCAGAGAGGGGTGAGAGTACGTACACTCTTACTAAAGAgataataatttgacacaaaaatgatcCTCCGGAGTCCAACATCAGCTGCTtccatagcagcggtctgttattcAAAGCAACACTCCGTTATTCATggcagcggtctgctataagAAAATAACAGGCCTTAGAACGCCGTAATTGCCCAATCGGAaacaagtattcaacaaagctgtgtaataaataaacataaaagttTCATATTAATGTGAGTATAacaatttttttataaagaGAGATAGTTGAGTTTTTGTtacggtgtgtttgtgttgtgatctTGTTGAAAGTGATGTTGTGTTGAGGGTTACCTGAGGTCCCTGCTCGGTCTTCAAGTCAAAAGGGTTTCCCACCACTCGTTTCCGAGCTCGCTCAACGCTCCGCTCCAGAAACTCGTCGTAGATGTCCGCTTGGACGAAGGTTCGAGAGCCGGCGCAGCAGCACTGGCCTTGGTTGAAAAACAGACCAAAGTGGGCCTGCTCCACTGCATCTTCCACTGAACGGGGAAATGACAAAGACAACCTGAACTTTCACCATCAAAGtattctaaaaaaacaaaacaatactaACAAATACTTCCACTATTATATCAACCTGTgatgttttaatgcatttcaggACTTGTATGCATCcaaaaatctttatttatttagtttatattttcaataatatttatttatttaattattactttttgctGTTGGTAAGACTGTTGGTAAGGCATACTCTTCTGTGAACTGTAAATTTGTATTATATGGCAGATTGTTTATCACAAATGTATAATTATAATTCTTATACTCTGTATGATCTCTCATGTGGAGAGTTGTGTTTTGCAAGTTTCAATTgttaaaagcacaataaaaacagataaaaaaaagctaTACGTAAAGAGCCAGAATACATACTGTCTGCGTCGGACAGGATGATATTAGGACTCTTCCCTCCCAGCTCCAGAGTGACTCTCTTCAGGTTACTGCTGCCTGAAGCCTGCTGGATCAGATGACCCACCTGAGGGACACAGATAGAAAGAGATGGTGACACCGTTGCTTCATCTGAAATGACTTTATTGGTCAAATGGGAGAAGTTAGTgctattaaccctctgagacccgttttaacaccactaatttctataacgcattaaagcaacttgtgttttttatgttgtagcaggttcagttttagggctagagttAAGATACATATcatgtcatatgaaactagaaaacacaaggaatccattgctaccaaccatgtcatactagcttgtagggaagattgctaaataacgctgggctaaattttggcgaggaaaaactgtcatggccattttcaaatgggttctttgacctcaagatatgtgaatgaaaatgggttctatgggtacacacgagtctcccctttacagacacgcccacgttatgataataaatgtgtttttttcgcctattctaaaatggtatatttgaatatttctgcatactggggtccctaaacagtcttgaattacataaattgggtctcactgtaaagctgagactcttgtggatccaatgagtctaactgtattcatgtgtgatgatgttagtccccatagtagccatttcattgtagtgagaccatttttaaacttgacctcactgtataaaatgacctgtggtgacctctaggataatcacagcctcatgaaactttacagccacaaactacagacccagagcattcagaggatggatggctttcctagctagatgaACAATAatggggtttctgagcagttaacacaacagaagtgctcgctatccaatcgctgaaaaatgcaattcttacagaaatctcaaaatgtcaaaagtttttgacaccaaatcacagcatggctttttctgtggtattcctcaaggtcttggtgtcttaatgtggtattttggagggattattgataatttttatcaattctccagtggtaaaaaatggttaaatttagctacaaatctctgtaacaaatggtatcaatctcaaaattgctgcaacaacttggGAGACATattagagcatggggatgaccatcatatacttctatcatcatgttctaaacccttatacacattaacaattattaataaatgaatatctTTAGTCCTAGAGGGGgcccaaaagagaaaaaaacatacaaacaaaaagaacattATAATCTCCATAATAAACACAGAGCATTGTCCTACCTCTGTGGATCCAGTGAAGGCCAACTTGTCAACGTCCATGTGCCCAGCAATGGCAGCGCCAGCTGATGGCCCCATGCCTGCCAAGATGTTCACAACACCATCAGGAAAACCCACCTGGAAACAGAACCAAGTCAACAAAGGCTTGAGAAATGTTgctcattattatttataaagatggacgacatgacagctccccaaaaataaagccaaaacatctggatcggctcctggtggctggctgccgTATAGGTCATAAgtcaggatattttggcttcacttttgtacagtgtgaggaagtggagacgtgtcTCAATGAGTACATCTAAAAGAAGTAACTTTTGTGTGAGCTCTGTCTGTCtatttaaaggcacaatgagttTGAGCACAATGAgcacattttaaacaattattgccatgtaaaataaaggcattttaattttgtacaAACTCTACAATGTGCCTTGGATTAGTGTATAAGTATAAACCTAGTACCTCTTTAATCAGGCTGGCTACATAGAGCGCTGTGAGTGGTGTCTGCTCTGCAACTTTCATCACCACGGTGTTCCCAGTCGCCAGGGCTGGGGCGAGTTTCCAGGCCTGCATCAACAGAGGGAAGTTCCACTGCAgatagagacggagagaaagatcAGGAATATTAGAATATTGCATTTTCTATTCACTTTTAATAAAAACCAGCGTGACGGACAAATTCAAGCATGCCTTTCCTGTTTAGGTGTGATCTCCAGCCGGCTCTAGCAAATTCCCAAGTCAGAGTTCACCTTTGTTCTACTTTGACTGAGTGGATGTGCGCGgtgcttaaagggagatttgtcaagtatttaatactcttatcgacatggtagtgggcaaatatgacaaatagtgtccagaaaccctcgcaggtactgcatttagcataaagaaaatgctcaaatcatggggcacctttgcaaaggtagttctcaagctgtgggcgatatattctaatgagcctgcatgtgacataggaaggggagacaaatctgaatgtcttgttgaatcacatgttttctaatctagacagcccacaaaaatatttaaaaaataaataaataaataaataaataataaaataagtagtTAACTTAGGCTAACTAAGTAGAAGCATAgggaaggaaataaataaatgagcaaGGAATATAATTAattctaataataattagaacAATAATAAAAGTTATAACAATGATAGAGTTAAAGGGGGCGCAGTCTGTCAACACAGAGGGTTCAGGTAAAACAATGAAGGGCCATTCGGCACAAAAGTTGAACCAGTCTCAACTTTTGCTGCAACACAACACCACGACATCCAGCAAAGCTCTGCGTTGGCCAATCAAATgcattcatgctcacattccTGGTTAATCATTTTGCAAAGTGAACTCAGTATTTGTTCTGTTTCCCTCGCTATCGATAAGATCAAATATTTGCAGGGTTGTAACATCCTGTCAGTGAGCATGACAATCTGTTGGGCAGTGTTTTGGCATCTGATAAGCCGATAAATCACATTGATGTGCTACTCCACCCATTAATCTACCACTCCACCTGTTCTTTCTGACCTGACTTCACCTTAATGGTGAAATATAAGCCGAGAGAGCAgcatattttatgaagtatattTCAATTACACTGTACATGTAAAAGCCCAATTAGGGACAAGAGTTGAAAGTTAGCTCTAAACTCTGTGCAGCACATCAGCTTCATGCCCTGTAATGGAACGATGTTAAATGGCATCATGCCtatcaaatcaaattaaaatcaaatcacattatttagtgGAACAGAGATTGACAGTATGCAGGAGAGGACAAAACATCAGTCAAATGTATAACCTCGAGGCTTACATTGTGTTTCACACTCCAATACTAATGCACCCACTTCAATCTCTGCCTGAGTTGGATGGCTTCCCAGAACGTCTGGTTTTAAATAACACAGCCTCATGTGACCCATCTGCACTCGAGGACACGCTCTCGCTGTATAACAGTAGGAGACAAAACAACGTCTTGGCAAAAAGCAGGAAAATAATCGAGAGTGCCCACATCTACCCACGCTCAAAATACCCCCACACCCTGATCATATCAGCCTACTTTCTGTTTGTTTAACGGGTGGAACCTGCAACAACAATGACGGCGACTTAAAAGTCTTGAATAATCCGTCACTCTGGACAAATGCAGCTGAAGTTAAGCGAGTGTTTTGTTGTCCCGCAGTGGTTTCTGTTAAAGATCACTGACATAGCTGAACTATACAGAATGTGGGTAACCATGGGATGTATACAACTACAGCAGAGATTTATGGGGAACACTGTATACATagattaagtaagggataatgccaGACGAGGTTTCCACATCTAGGAATGAAAGGACGACAGGAAGGCCAGAAGTGTCCAACGCACAGTGGATTATATGGTTATACTATTATCACTTGCCAAagaaaacaagactcggtccaaACCGAGTATCTGTCTGGAaagtgtacggtcagtctgtaaatttgtggctaaattgttaaacaagtagtcagtggtcatgtctataatgttaaatccagcggtacatgtccaccaggtccggcgaggacactaggggacgcgctgctactcactccactcaactggccgttcaagccgtgacgtaccctatcgtggaatgcacctgattggtccctggttttctgctcgccgtttcaaacaggaaacaacatggcggcctgctcgtaaactttctgttattccgtctaaacgaTCCACCAAAATATACTTCTGAAACAGTTCAATAGAGAAATAGGCTTGTTTccttttagaactagatcgtctagtttgacagctggtccaagtttcgtgagccggacgtgtcatgctggacgggctcatttgcataaaggactgttcccgccttttcatcttgaaagagcaacagccaatgaggaaactccaacactcggctgaccaatcgtgtaacttcatcactcagcgacagacttttgcgtttgtcgggctggccctctgcggtccagccaaaaaaaaatcctcctttcatattttgcatatttattttcattcgACAGCTAAAGTATTTCAATCTTTTTCTCACTCCCTACCCCCACCCCCTCACCGGTATGATCTGTCCACAGACTCCGATGGGTTCATGTctggtgtagcagaaatagTCTCCATCGATGGGGATGGTCTTTCCCTCCCATTTGTCAGCCCAGCCTGCGTAGTACCTAAACACAACAGGTTGACACGTACGTTAGTAAAATATCCGTGTTTATATCAAAAAAGTCTGAAGCAGAGTTACTTCATCTTTCTAACCTATGAGATTACACTAAAAACCTAGATGAAACAGTATTGTCCACCTGCAGTGTTATATCACGGTTGCATTTTGTGACTTTGTTTTGAAAACATTCTGCTTCCCTGTGGCCTAAAAGGCACAAAGCGAAgctttgaaatgtgtttgttacCTGAAACATTTCACCACGGTGGGCAGATCCACGAGGTAGGAGATAGC is a window encoding:
- the LOC141779584 gene encoding aldehyde dehydrogenase, mitochondrial-like; its protein translation is MLRTVISRALPGLSRPAVCHFSAAAIPAASGQPEVHYNKLFINNQWQDAASGKTFPTINPATGEVICQVAEADKADVDKAVKAARDAFSLGSPWRRTDASQRGRLLYRLADAIERDAAYLAELETIDNGKPYAISYLVDLPTVVKCFRYYAGWADKWEGKTIPIDGDYFCYTRHEPIGVCGQIIPWNFPLLMQAWKLAPALATGNTVVMKVAEQTPLTALYVASLIKEVGFPDGVVNILAGMGPSAGAAIAGHMDVDKLAFTGSTEVGHLIQQASGSSNLKRVTLELGGKSPNIILSDADMEDAVEQAHFGLFFNQGQCCCAGSRTFVQADIYDEFLERSVERARKRVVGNPFDLKTEQGPQVDQEQFNKILGYISTGKREGAKLMCGGGVAADRGYFIQPTVFGDVQDNMTIAREEIFGPVMQILKFKSMEEVVKRANDTKYGLAAAVFTKDIDKASYVSNGLRAGTVWVNCYDVFAAQAPFGGYKMSGNGRELGEYGLDNYTEVKTVITKVPQKNS